The Podarcis raffonei isolate rPodRaf1 chromosome 2, rPodRaf1.pri, whole genome shotgun sequence genome window below encodes:
- the C2H19orf67 gene encoding UPF0575 protein C19orf67 homolog isoform X2 — protein sequence MASKQGYSCLPDGSLDVPSSSPEGTLSLSPHSPGLCLISTPTAETHWMSSAPPQPESPGEMNVTLEKLLAPITEKLKYLLKKAEDFQTYLLYRDRMQKEQFAKAMPTFLQMCQPYFHYLESTARSCTPYLRPPQEAVRRRLLEISQQLACQLEQLVLMYASFSFVSLEDTDPFSVSCFFCGKFWLNELRQVSIFRYCIPAPYTAAHIPRNLYKKMRWNLDILEGSACRNQTPRTEYYFLCFRDTGDETTAKMQKLWSIGRWVPLEPDSDHSSDVLSWVLCRQPMGDYQQLLTIGFEEPSHTLATDLLVQMLSAQSAGLLNRESSCWVSSGEQVQ from the exons ATGGCCAGCAAGCAAGGCTACAGTTGTCTCCCTGATGGCTCACTGGATGTTCCCTCTTCCAGCCCTGAAGGCACCCTGAGCCTCAGTCCTCACAGCCCTGGGCTCTGCCTGATCTCCACTCCCACAGCAGAGACCCACTGGATGAGCAGCGCCCCACCCCAGCCAGAGTCGCCTGGAGAAATGAACGTAACTTTGGAGAAACTCCTGGCTCCCATTACGGAAAAGCTCAAGTATTTGCTGAAGAAAGCAGAGGACTTCCAGACGTACCTGCTGTACAG AGACAGAATGCAGAAGGAGCAATTTGCCAAAGCCATGCCCACGTTCCTGCAGATGTGCCAGCCTTACTTCCACTACCTGGAATCCACAGCGCGAAGCTGCACTCCTTATTTAAGacccccacaggaagcagtgaggaGGCGC CTCCTGGAGATCTCCCAGCAGTTGGCCTGCCAGCTTGAGCAACTGGTtctgatgtatgcttctttcagCTTTGTCTCTTTAGAAGACACTGACCCATTCAG TGTCTCATGCTTCTTCTGTGGAAAGTTTTGGCTGAATGAGTTGCGACAAGTTTCCATCTTCCGATATTGCATCCCAGCACCCTACACAGCTGCCCATATTCCCCGCAACCTCTATAAGAAGATGCGCTGGAACCTCGATATCTTGGAAGGCTCTGCTTGCCGGAATCAAACACCCCGGACAGAATA CTACTTCCTGTGCTTCCGGGATACAGGAGATGAGACAACAGCGAAGATGCAGAAGCTCTGGTCCATTGGGCGCTGGGTGCCTTTGGAGCCTGACAGTGACCACAGCTCCGATGTGCTCTCCTG GGTCTTGTGCCGCCAGCCCATGGGGGATTACCAGCAGCTCCTGACAATCGGGTTTGAGGAACCCTCCCACACGCTCGCCACGGACCTCTTGGTGCAGATGCTCAGTGCTCAGAGCGCCGGTCTGCTGAACCGCGAGTCCTCTTGCTGGGTGAGCTCAGGGGAACAGGTGCAGTGA
- the DDX39A gene encoding ATP-dependent RNA helicase DDX39A produces MAEQDVENELLDYEEDEEPQAVTDAAPVPNKKDVKGSYVSIHSSGFRDFLLKPELLRAIVDCGFEHPSEVQHECIPQAILGMDVLCQAKSGMGKTAVFVLATLQQIEPLDGQVSVLVMCHTRELAFQISKEYERFSKYMSTVKVSVFFGGLSIKKDEEVLKKNCPHIVVGTPGRILALVRNKTLNLRNVKHFVLDECDKMLEQLDMRRDVQEIFRLTPHEKQCMMFSATLSKEIRPVCRKFMQDPMEVFVDDETKLTLHGLQQYYVKLKDTEKNRKLFDLLDVLEFNQVVIFVKSVQRCMALAQLLVEQNFPAIAIHRGMSQEERLSRYQQFKDFQRRILVATNLFGRGMDIERVNIVFNYDMPEDSDTYLHRVARAGRFGTKGLAITFVSDEGDAKILNEVQDRFEVNVAELPEEIDISTYIEQSR; encoded by the exons ATGGCTGAACAGGATGTAGAGAATGAGTTGCTGGACTATGAGGAGGATGAAGAGCCTCAGGCAGTGACTGATGCTGCCCCTGTCCCCAATAAAAAAGATGTGAAGGGCTCCTATGTCTCCATTCACAGTTCTGGCTTCCGAGACTTCCTGCTGAAGCCAGAGCTCCTTCGTGCCATTGTGGACTGCGGCTTTGAGCACCCGTCAGAAG TGCAGCATGAGTGCATTCCACAGGCAATCCTGGGCATGGATGTCCTATGCCAAGCCAAATCAGGCATGGGCAAGACTGCTGTCTTTGTATTGGCTACACTGCAGCAGATTGAGCCACTGGATGGGCAG GTGTCTGTGCTGGTGATGTGTCACACCCGGGAGCTGGCCTTCCAGATCAGCAAAGAATATGAGCGCTTCTCAAAGTATATGTCCACTGTCAAG GTGTCAGTCTTCTTTGGGGGGCTTTCCATCAAAAAGGATGAAGAGGTGCTGAAGAAAAACTGCCCACATATTGTGGTGGGGACCCCGGGCCGCATTTTAGCACTGGTGCGCAACAAGACCCTCAACTTGCGCAATGTCAAGCATTTTGTTTTGGATGAGTGTGACAAGATGCTGGAGCAGTTGG ATATGCGTCGTGATGTGCAGGAGATATTTCGACTGACACCCCATGAGAAGCAATGCATGATGTTTAGTGCCACCTTGAGCAAGGAGATCCGGCCTGTCTGCAGAAAGTTCATGCAGGAT CCCATGGAGGTCTTTGTAGATGATGAGACCAAGCTGACTCTGCATGGCTTGCAGCAATACTACGTGAAGTTGAAGGACACTGAGAAAAACCGCAAGCTCTTTGACCTTTTGGATGTGCTGGAGTTCAACCAG GTTGTGATATTTGTGAAGTCGGTTCAGCGCTGCATGGCATTAGCTCAGCTCTTGGTTGAGCAGAACTTCCCAGCCATTGCTATTCACAGAGGCATGTCTCAGGAGGAGAG ACTGTCTAGGTACCAGCAGTTCAAGGACTTCCAACGTCGGATTCTGGTAGCCACTAATTTGTTTGGCCGTGGGATGGACATAGAGCGTGTCAACATAGTCTTCAACTATGACATGCCTGAGGACTCAGATACCTACCTGCACAGA GTGGCCCGAGCTGGGCGCTTTGGCACAAAAGGCTTGGCTATTACTTTTGTGTCAGATGAAGGTGATGCCAAAATCCTCAATGAAGTGCAGGATCGTTTTGAGGTCAACGTTGCTGAGCTCCCTGAAGAGATAGACATCTCCACATATA TTGAACAGAGTCGGTAG
- the C2H19orf67 gene encoding UPF0575 protein C19orf67 homolog isoform X1 — MASKQGYSCLPDGSLDVPSSSPEGTLSLSPHSPGLCLISTPTAETHWMSSAPPQPESPGEMNVTLEKLLAPITEKLKYLLKKAEDFQTYLLYSRDRMQKEQFAKAMPTFLQMCQPYFHYLESTARSCTPYLRPPQEAVRRRLLEISQQLACQLEQLVLMYASFSFVSLEDTDPFSVSCFFCGKFWLNELRQVSIFRYCIPAPYTAAHIPRNLYKKMRWNLDILEGSACRNQTPRTEYYFLCFRDTGDETTAKMQKLWSIGRWVPLEPDSDHSSDVLSWVLCRQPMGDYQQLLTIGFEEPSHTLATDLLVQMLSAQSAGLLNRESSCWVSSGEQVQ; from the exons ATGGCCAGCAAGCAAGGCTACAGTTGTCTCCCTGATGGCTCACTGGATGTTCCCTCTTCCAGCCCTGAAGGCACCCTGAGCCTCAGTCCTCACAGCCCTGGGCTCTGCCTGATCTCCACTCCCACAGCAGAGACCCACTGGATGAGCAGCGCCCCACCCCAGCCAGAGTCGCCTGGAGAAATGAACGTAACTTTGGAGAAACTCCTGGCTCCCATTACGGAAAAGCTCAAGTATTTGCTGAAGAAAGCAGAGGACTTCCAGACGTACCTGCTGTACAG CAGAGACAGAATGCAGAAGGAGCAATTTGCCAAAGCCATGCCCACGTTCCTGCAGATGTGCCAGCCTTACTTCCACTACCTGGAATCCACAGCGCGAAGCTGCACTCCTTATTTAAGacccccacaggaagcagtgaggaGGCGC CTCCTGGAGATCTCCCAGCAGTTGGCCTGCCAGCTTGAGCAACTGGTtctgatgtatgcttctttcagCTTTGTCTCTTTAGAAGACACTGACCCATTCAG TGTCTCATGCTTCTTCTGTGGAAAGTTTTGGCTGAATGAGTTGCGACAAGTTTCCATCTTCCGATATTGCATCCCAGCACCCTACACAGCTGCCCATATTCCCCGCAACCTCTATAAGAAGATGCGCTGGAACCTCGATATCTTGGAAGGCTCTGCTTGCCGGAATCAAACACCCCGGACAGAATA CTACTTCCTGTGCTTCCGGGATACAGGAGATGAGACAACAGCGAAGATGCAGAAGCTCTGGTCCATTGGGCGCTGGGTGCCTTTGGAGCCTGACAGTGACCACAGCTCCGATGTGCTCTCCTG GGTCTTGTGCCGCCAGCCCATGGGGGATTACCAGCAGCTCCTGACAATCGGGTTTGAGGAACCCTCCCACACGCTCGCCACGGACCTCTTGGTGCAGATGCTCAGTGCTCAGAGCGCCGGTCTGCTGAACCGCGAGTCCTCTTGCTGGGTGAGCTCAGGGGAACAGGTGCAGTGA